The proteins below come from a single Balaenoptera acutorostrata chromosome 2, mBalAcu1.1, whole genome shotgun sequence genomic window:
- the LOC103006247 gene encoding LOW QUALITY PROTEIN: ubiquitin-like domain-containing CTD phosphatase 1 (The sequence of the model RefSeq protein was modified relative to this genomic sequence to represent the inferred CDS: substituted 1 base at 1 genomic stop codon) — protein sequence MALPIIVKWGGQEYSVTTFSEDDAVLDLKQFLKTLTGVLPERQKLLGLKVKGKPAENDVKFGALKLKPNTKIMMMGTREESLEDVLGPPPDNDDVINDFDIEDEVVEVENREENLLKISRRVKEYKVEILNPPREGKKLLVLDVDYTLFDHRSCAETGVELMRPYLHEFLTSAYEDXDIVIWSATNMKWIEAKMKELGVSTNANYKVIFTLDSAAMIIVHTPRRGLTDVKPLGVTCGKFSEFYSKKNTIMFDDIGRNFLMNPQNGLKIRPFMKAHLNRDKDKELLKLTQYLKEIAKLDDFLDLNHKYWERYLSKKQGQ from the coding sequence ATGGCTCTTCCTATCATTGTAAAATGGGGTGGACAGGAATATTCAGTGACCACATTTTCAGAAGATGATGCTGTGCTAGATCTCAAACAGTTTCTCAAGACCCTTACGGGAGTGCTACCAGAACGCCAGAAGTTACTTGGACTCAAAGTTAAAGGCAAACCTGCAGAAAATGATGTTAAGTTTGGAGCTCTCAAACTGAAACCAAATACTAAAATCATGATGATGGGAACTCGTGAGGAGAGCTTGGAAGATGTCTTAGGTCCACCTCCTGACAATGATGATGTTATTAACGACTTTGATATTGAAGATGAAGTAGTTGAAGTAGAAAATAGGGAGGAAAACCTACTGAAAATTTCCCGCAGAGTAAAAGAGTACAAAGTGGAAATTTTGAATCCTCCCAGGGAAGGGAAAAAACTTTTGGTACTAGATGTTGATTATACATTATTTGACCATAGGTCTTGTGCAGAGACTGGGGTAGAATTAATGCGGCCATATCTTCATGAATTCCTAACATCTGCATATGAGGATTAGGACATTGTTATTTGGTCTGCAACAAATATGAAGTGGATTGAAGCTAAAATGAAAGAGCTGGGAGTGAGTACAAATGCAAATTACAAGGTTATCTTCACGTTGGACAGTGCTGCTATGATAATAGTGCATACTCCAAGGAGAGGATTAACAGATGTAAAGCCTCTTGGTGTTACATGCGGAAAGTTTTCGGAGTTTTACAGCAAAAAAAACACCATCATGTTTGATGACATAGGAAGAAATTTTCTAATGAACCCACAGAATGGACTAAAGATAAGACCTTTTATGAAAGCACACCTAAATCGAGATAAagacaaagaacttttaaaattaacccAGTACCTCAAGGAAATAGCAAAGTTAGATGACTTTTTGGACCTAAATCACAAATATTGGGAAAGGTATCTCTCAAAGAAGCAAGGACAGTAG